A region of Bombilactobacillus folatiphilus DNA encodes the following proteins:
- a CDS encoding acyltransferase family protein, with the protein MQTKQIDSIDVLKILAALAVVSIHTGFVDVLNHVTHTVIPSMFVRLAVPIFFIIASYFLARHIQRHHDRLSALKSYTWRIGKLYLFWIILYGYYIVRDAWPGFQQNGATVKWWGLAILHFVLIGPPTMLVGWYLNALLFGIWFVYWWFQKKQRLGFVLALLIFGGIVIFSGYFPVKLSFLIACTLFVGPSYIYLGQWLANLKQLPSWHKLILSTSFVLLLTYVEIAYVTAHNGHTDQLFMYLFLAPLIVMIFFKVPLKLPHARWWRNFSTFMYLSHYLLMKIIYNFLYYQVHSSILRFVIVVGLSFLAYVVVCLLQKTKLAAIFKWAY; encoded by the coding sequence ATGCAAACAAAGCAAATTGACAGTATTGATGTTTTGAAGATTTTGGCGGCGTTGGCCGTCGTCAGTATTCATACAGGTTTCGTAGATGTGTTAAATCACGTGACGCACACCGTAATTCCCAGTATGTTCGTACGTTTGGCAGTTCCGATCTTTTTTATCATTGCGAGCTATTTTTTGGCACGGCACATTCAACGCCATCATGATCGCTTGAGTGCCTTGAAGTCGTATACTTGGCGGATTGGTAAATTATATTTATTTTGGATTATTTTATATGGTTATTATATTGTGCGTGATGCGTGGCCGGGTTTTCAACAAAATGGCGCGACGGTCAAATGGTGGGGCTTAGCTATTTTGCATTTTGTGTTGATTGGTCCGCCCACCATGTTAGTGGGCTGGTATTTAAATGCACTATTATTTGGAATTTGGTTTGTTTATTGGTGGTTTCAAAAAAAGCAACGGTTGGGCTTCGTTTTAGCGCTGCTGATTTTTGGCGGGATTGTGATTTTTAGTGGATATTTTCCTGTGAAATTGTCCTTTTTAATTGCTTGTACTTTATTTGTTGGACCGAGCTATATTTACTTGGGGCAATGGTTGGCCAACTTAAAACAGTTACCTAGCTGGCACAAGCTCATCTTGAGCACCAGCTTCGTATTATTGTTAACTTATGTAGAAATTGCTTATGTGACAGCGCACAATGGGCATACGGATCAATTGTTCATGTATCTGTTCTTGGCGCCGTTAATTGTGATGATCTTTTTCAAAGTGCCTCTGAAATTACCACATGCACGGTGGTGGCGTAATTTTAGTACATTTATGTATTTAAGTCACTATTTGCTTATGAAAATCATTTACAATTTTTTGTATTATCAAGTGCATAGTTCGATCCTGCGCTTTGTGATTGTGGTGGGGCTGTCGTTTCTAGCTTATGTGGTGGTCTGTTTACTTCAAAAAACAAAGCTGGCGGCAATCTTCAAGTGGGCATATTGA
- a CDS encoding 2,3-diphosphoglycerate-dependent phosphoglycerate mutase, which translates to MAKLVFIRHGQSQWNLENKFTGWVDVDLSDEGVEQAKNAGRLLKAEGIEFDQAYTSVLTRAIKTLHYALEEAGQLWIPEEKSWRLNERHYGALQGLNKQETADKYGDEQVHIWRRSYDTLPPLLDASDEGSAAQDRRYADLDFRAIPGGENLKVTLERVIPFWQDKIAPKLLDHKNVIIAAHGNSLRALTKYIEDISDEDIMDVEMATGQPVVYDLDDKLNIVSKTKLG; encoded by the coding sequence ATGGCAAAATTAGTATTTATTCGTCACGGCCAAAGCCAATGGAACTTGGAAAATAAGTTTACTGGTTGGGTTGACGTAGATTTAAGTGATGAAGGTGTTGAACAAGCAAAGAATGCTGGTCGTTTGTTGAAGGCTGAAGGCATTGAATTTGATCAAGCTTATACTTCTGTTTTAACTCGCGCGATTAAAACTTTGCATTATGCGTTAGAAGAAGCAGGTCAATTGTGGATTCCTGAGGAAAAATCTTGGCGCTTAAATGAACGGCATTACGGTGCTTTGCAAGGTTTGAACAAGCAAGAAACTGCTGATAAATATGGTGATGAACAAGTGCATATCTGGCGTCGTTCATATGATACTTTACCACCATTATTGGATGCGTCTGATGAAGGTTCTGCAGCACAAGATCGGCGTTATGCTGACTTAGATTTTCGTGCTATTCCGGGTGGCGAAAACTTAAAAGTTACTTTGGAACGTGTGATTCCATTTTGGCAAGATAAGATTGCACCTAAGTTATTGGATCATAAGAATGTCATTATTGCCGCTCATGGTAACTCGTTACGTGCTTTAACCAAGTATATTGAAGATATTTCTGATGAAGATATCATGGATGTTGAAATGGCTACTGGCCAACCTGTTGTGTA